The Glandiceps talaboti chromosome 19, keGlaTala1.1, whole genome shotgun sequence genome contains a region encoding:
- the LOC144450242 gene encoding uncharacterized protein LOC144450242, whose translation MAAELLKADQGHAASSRPNIATSSNIYTTGDGHLFCENLAVKNITKELARKTEYASPYYLYSRAQITDNVMQYKQALEKHEINHLLGYTVQANNNLEILRILRQLGCTAVVASGNEMRLAMMAGFNPSTMVFNGNGKLQSEIREAVKCDIMINVDSLFDLQHIIKACQGFGKKSRVLMRLNPKLRPESHPDAPDVAESKFGMHIREFDKALQIVKSEPLIDLVGIHCHLEATIEDADLFKATLETMLEWVDKVRDMGLDIQYLNMGEGIGLNYKRHLEVCDVYTDKTKDFIGSIADEIKAKGICLILEPGISIIGNSGILVTQVIGVKTNENKNFIVIDGSMAEVIRPSLYGAYHHIQLTEPTWCKKKGMIKCDVVGPIGESTDFLAEDQELPYPHEGCGIAIRDVGAYCSTMSSNYNMRQKPAEVLVDGSCWRIIRNAETFDDLLKPYLGLPSLGVYKDYIDTTKVHLGTMHPWLTWMH comes from the exons ATGGCGGCCGAATTATTGAAAGCCGACCAGGGACATGCTGCAAGCTCTAGACCCAACATCGCAACGTCTTCAAACATTTATACTACCGGAGATGGCCACTTATTTTGTGAGAACCTTGCAGTGAAAAACATAACGAAAGAGTTAGCCAGGAAAACGGAATATGCGAGTCCATATTATTTATACAGTCGGGCACAGATTACTGACAACGTAATGCAGTACAAGCAAGCATTGGAGAAACATGAAATCAATCATTTGCTTG GTTACACGGTGCAAGCCAACAACAACTTGGAGATACTACGGATACTGCGACAACTCGGATGTACGGCTGTCGTAGCAAGCGGTAATGAGATGCGTTTAGCCATGATGGCGGGCTTTAATCCAAGTACGATGGTGTTTAACGGGAATGGGAAATTACAGAGTGAAATCCGGGAAGCCGTCAAATGTGACATCATGATCAACGTAGATTCTTTATTTGATCTTCAACACATTATAAAAGCTTGTCAGGGATTTGGAAAGAAATCTAGAGTTTTGATGAGATTAAATCCAAAATTACGTCCG GAGTCACACCCTGATGCCCCAGATGTTGCAGAATCGAAGTTTGGGATGCATATCAGAGAATTTGATAAAGCTCTACAGATTGTAAAATCCGAACCATTGATAGATTTGGTTGGAATTCACTGCCATTTAGAAGCTACAATTGAAGATGCTGATCTATTCAA GGCGACTCTGGAGACCATGTTAGAATGGGTTGACAAAGTAAGAGATATGGGACTTGATATACAGTATCTGAATATGGGTGAAGGTATAGGCCTCAATTATAAACGCCATTTAGAGgtatgtgatgtatatacagataaa ACAAAAGACTTTATTGGTTCAATTGCGGATGAAATCAAAGCCAAGGGTATTTGTCTCATCCTAGAACCTGGTATCTCCATCATTGGTAATTCTGGTATCCTAGTAACGCAGGTCATAGGAGTCAAAACAAATGAGAACAAAAA ttttattgtCATAGATGGATCCATGGCTGAAGTTATCAGACCAAGTTTATATGGAGCTTATCACCATATTCAACTAACAGAGCCTACATGG TGTAAGAAAAAAGGAATGATAAAGTGTGATGTGGTAGGACCAATAGGTGAAAGTACTGATTTCTTGGCTGAAGACCAAGAATTGCCATATCCACATGAAGGGTGTGGGATTGCTATCAGAGATGTGGGGGCTTACTGCAGTACTATGTCATCAAACTACAACATGAGG CAAAAACCAGCCGAAGTTCTTGTGGATGGTAGTTGTTGGCGAATAATCAGAAATGCAGAGACATTTGATGATTTATTGAAACCATATTTAGGTTTACCATCATTAGGTGTTTATAAAGATTACATCGATACAACAAAAGTACATCTCGGTACTATGCACCCATGGTTAACATGGATGCATTGA